A window from Anomalospiza imberbis isolate Cuckoo-Finch-1a 21T00152 chromosome 30, ASM3175350v1, whole genome shotgun sequence encodes these proteins:
- the LOC137463857 gene encoding heat shock factor protein 5-like, with product MAELPLPAGLRASAFPAKLWRLANSPRVRSVRWDSRARGLLIHRSLFERELLSPGDAHGAGREGAGPAPDSFQATQFGSFVRQLNLYGFHKVPGRVGSAEPGDAGSWLHFRNPNFRCDRPDLLLRIKRLTRANRQRLAAGREVRSHQPSRFQQLRTEREVPSFPAGQPPRADHHSPSMASPQRSCCTSSEQHLPACSPSDRERVSSLPLQTGPG from the exons atggcggagctgccgctgcccgccgggctcagagccagcgccttccccgccaagctgtggcgcctggcgaacagcccccgcgtccgctccgtgcgctgggacagccgggcccgggggctgctcatccaccgctccctcttcgagcgggagctgctcagcccgggcgacgcccacggggcgggcagggagggggcggggccggccccggaCTCCTTCCAAGCCACGCAGTTCGGCAGCTTCGTGCGGCAGCTCAACCTCTACGGCTTCCACAaggtgccgggccgggttggctcagctgagcCGGGCGATGCCGGCAGCTGGCTCCATTTCAGGAACCCCAACTTTCGCtgcgaccgccccgacctcctgctccgcatcaagCGCCTGACCagggccaacaggcagcggctggcggcggggcgggaggtgcgcagccaccagcccagccgcttccagcagctgcgcACGGAGCGGGAGGTGCCCTCCTTCCCCGCCGGGCAGCCGCCCAGAGCCG ACCATCACAGCCCTTCCATGGCCTCTccacagagaagctgctgcacaTCTTCAGAGCAGCACTTGCCAGCCTGCAGCCCATCAGACAGGGAAAGAGTTTCTAGCCTTCCTCTTCAAACAGGTCCTGGTTAA